A window of Natronococcus sp. CG52 genomic DNA:
TCAGGAACGACGGGATTGGGAGAGCCAGTACGTCGAACTGTGAGAGAAGTGCTCACACTCGTTCGGCCGCCGAGTTCGCACGCTCCTACTATTTAGTCGGTAAGAAGGCTTATACCCGCAGGGAACTGTTCAAACCATCCAGGCTACCCATCCTTACACGGTTTCGATGAGGCGTTTCTTGCAGATGCGAGAAACGTCGAACTCAGTGAGTGCGGTCCGGTTTAGACTCAACAGTGCTCAATCTCGAGAATCACAGTTCATCCAGAACAACCGTAGGGGACGTCCGTTACCCACCATCGTCCATCCGCGCAACCTTCACACTACCACTTTCCTACCCGTTGTCTCTTCCCTTCGAAATCAGAGAGGAGTTGCGCTACGAGTCGTCGATCTCTTCGATGCCTTCTGCGTGAACCGCGAAACCGCACGTAAGATCATCGACAGAGACAGAGAGTTGCCACCCTGTGAGCGCAAAGTCAGCGGTTTCGCCCGGTTCGAGATCGACCGTTTTCTCACGATATTCACCGTCTGGCCCTCTAACAGAGAGCCGATAGTCCTCAGTGACGTTTCCTACAGTGGCGTACCTACTGGCGAACTCTCTGTTATAGAGCGGAGCGTACTCACCACTCTCAAAGCTGATCGAAGAATCCGCAACCTCGAGTTTTCCTTCGAGCTCAGAGTCCAAGTCGAAGTCAGGCTCCAGCTCGTTGATCGGAACGGAAGCACGGAAACGCCGAACGTTAATTTCATACTCAGCAGCCCCCTCACAGTCTTCTAAACCCATACTCGAGTACATCCGGCTCTCGCCTTTTGCAATACGTCCTCTACTTGTACCAGGTCCTCCGGGAGTTCCTATCCCCGTGATTTCTTCACCGTCATCGGAGTAGACACACACCTCTCCCCCAAAGGAAATGAGGAACGTTTCAGCGCTGGTTTTCTCGACTTCTATGCGAACCTCACACTGTTGCCCAACGACCGCACCAGTCACTTAACGGACACACGCCAGCGGAGGTTCTAAATTATAGTAACCGTTAGAACTTTTCACTCATAGCCTGTAGTCACTTCCAGTGGATCATCTCGACGAAATCTCTGTCGAAGAATTACGAGATGCCCTCGGCAATGTGGAGGGAAAGAAGCCGTCACAACGGCTCTTAGCGGCAATGGCGTACAAAAACGGCGTTACGCAGACTGAACTAGCCGAGTGGTACGACGTTCAGCGACGGACGACAAGAAATCCGTGCAAGTCGATCCGCGTGCCGCGTGGTTTCCTCGCGGCACGCGGCCAGCCGTCGAATTATCGGGTCAACGTGACTGGGCGTGTTTGTTGGCGCGATCACCGAAGACGGTGATCGCTTTTTCTCCCGATTTGAAAGGTATGTAACCGGCGAACACGCCAAACATTTCATCCTTACACTATGCGAAGAATTCCGAGAAGATTTGATCATCGTTCTCGATGGTGCACCGTATTTCCGCGCGTCGGCCGTCACGGACCTGGCGGCCCGTGACGACCTCACCCTAGTGCGATTGCCAGCCTATTCTCCTAAGCTCAATCCGGTAGAAGAGTGCTGGAGACAGCTTCAGAACGCCCTCGGTAACCGGTTGTTCGAGTCGCTTTCTGAACTCAACACAGCGATTGATACCGCCCTCGATCGCCTTACGATACCGGAAATGAGTAATTACTTCTGATGAGTACTATAGACAGTGCCGCTCCCCGCTATAGTTTCGTTCTCATAGGTATACTCACATCACAGGAGTGGGCCTTGGGAGTGCCCGATGTGTCCGCGGTGGAACGAGGTAACTCCCCCACCGCCGTATCCGGAGGTACTGGAGAATTCCGTTACTCTGGCGCGGCCCCAGTCCGTACTGGCGAAATTCTTCGCCGACCATCGCCTCTCTCATGCGAGTGAATTCGTTGATCTTCCGCTGTAGGGAGACGAAGTGGAGTCCACAGACATCGCCGTCAGTTGTATTAACGTCGCGCCGGAGCAACACTGGATTCCCGTTTTCGCGTGCTCGAGCGAGCTTTTGGGCGTGTCCTACGACGCCTTTCTTACGAGCGTGTTCGTGGATCTTGTCCGTGACCGTAGTGGCGCTGGTTTTGGTTCCGAGGCGTTCGCCATACTCGCCAACTGCCTTCCGCTCGGAGTGATCAGGACTAAACATTCGCGCGACGCGCTGCTCGTGGTCGCTCTCTTCGAACCAGACTTCGAGATCGAGCTCAATAGTCTCGAAATGTTGGGTCGATCCGCCGGCGAACGATCCTTCCAGGATCGTTACCCGATCCTCGGTCGCTTGGCTCTCTTGGAAGCCCGAGCGGAAGCCCATGAAGAACGGTGCCTTCTCGGGCACCGGCTCGCCTTCGGGGATCCCTTCGAGACCACTCTGTCGGTCGGCCGGAAGACCTGGTCCAACGAAACCGGTTCGACGGCTCGTCCGCTCGAAGACCGTGTCGAGCGACGCCGACATTGAGCGACCGTTGAGGTGCTCACGTTCGCCGAACAGGGCTTCTTCGACGGCGAGCACCACGGCACCGTCGTCGCTCGCGAGGTGCAATAGTGCGTCGTTCGTGTCGACCGTCACATCGCTCTCAACGGAGAGTACAACGATTGGGTTTGGCTTCGGAAGGTCGACAGCATCGTCAAGTGACGCATCAAACCGATCGAAGTATGCCGGAGTATATCCTAGCGTGAAGAGGATACCATTAGTGCTCCACTCTAGGGCTCGCTCGACCTCACTCAGAGCTGACACCACGGTTTCGCGGGCTGCGGCGCCCAGTTCACCCGACAGAGACAGGCTGAGGAAGACGTGGTGTTTGGGCGGTCTGGCGTTTCCATCCTGATCCTTAGACAACACGTCATTCCATGCATGCTGGCGATCAGGGAGCGAGGTGGGATCCGCCACACCCTTAGGGGCACCCAACGATGTCCCATCCTCGAGGCAGGCTGCAAGTGCAGCGCTTCCGCCACTCGCGACCGCCGCACGTATGAACGCTCTCCGTGAACGTTCCGATGTCATATTAGAGTCCGTATGGCTGTCAATCGGGAGTACATTTACTTTCTCTTAGTATCCGGACAGCTTCAGCTCTGCCGTCGTGATGAAGTTCGTCGTTCCTGCGGGGTGAGGCATCTGGTTAGTTGCCCCGGTCATGAGCAGCCAAACGATAACCCGTTCGTCCTGAATGGGC
This region includes:
- a CDS encoding Dyp-type peroxidase, with product MTSERSRRAFIRAAVASGGSAALAACLEDGTSLGAPKGVADPTSLPDRQHAWNDVLSKDQDGNARPPKHHVFLSLSLSGELGAAARETVVSALSEVERALEWSTNGILFTLGYTPAYFDRFDASLDDAVDLPKPNPIVVLSVESDVTVDTNDALLHLASDDGAVVLAVEEALFGEREHLNGRSMSASLDTVFERTSRRTGFVGPGLPADRQSGLEGIPEGEPVPEKAPFFMGFRSGFQESQATEDRVTILEGSFAGGSTQHFETIELDLEVWFEESDHEQRVARMFSPDHSERKAVGEYGERLGTKTSATTVTDKIHEHARKKGVVGHAQKLARARENGNPVLLRRDVNTTDGDVCGLHFVSLQRKINEFTRMREAMVGEEFRQYGLGPRQSNGILQYLRIRRWGSYLVPPRTHRALPRPTPVM